The genome window TGAATAGAAGCAAAAATCATTCTTTTATTAGTTTCTTTTAAGCCACCGTAAATTCTTCCAAATTCATTTTTATCGATTTTGAGAATTCTCGAAAAGACATTCATTGCATTTTCCAGCAATTCTTCACGATGAGCGATAAACAAAAACTTTATATTTGAATTTTTGGACTTTCCATCATTTGTTTCAAATATAAAATTTTTATTGTTAGAGTTAATTTCAAAAAATTGTTTTATATCCATTGCAGCAAGGTAAGTTTTTCCCGTACCTGTTGCAGAAATCACAAGACCCTTTTTATTTCCGTTTTCTCTTGTTTCCTTCAACTTTTCTAAAACTTTTTTTTGCATGCTGTTTGGAATAAATTCATCTCTTTGTGTTATTTTTGTTTTTCTATAATCAAATGTATTTTGTGTGTTTATAGATTTTTTATATTTTTCATATTCATCAATAAAATCTTCTGTTAATTCTATCGCTTCATTACTGTGCCACAATTTCTCAAATTGATTTAGTGATTTTTCATAAATATTAAAAAAACTGCTATCTGTCAGTTTTACATTCCATTCTTCTGCCGAATACAAGGCACTTTGGCTAATATTAGAGGATCCGATTATAACACTATGATATTTTTCTTTTTCAAACAAATATGCTTTTGTGTGAAAACTCTCGCTTGAATTATTATAAATCTTTACTTTTATATTTTTATACGACAATAGTTTTCGTAATGCCTTCGAGTCTGTAATATTCAGATAAACAGATGTTATAATTTCTCCTTGAATGCCTTGTTTTTCTAGTTCGTCCAAAGTGCTTATTAAAAGCTGTATACCTGAGTATTTTATAAAACTTACTATAAAATAGAATTTTTTACAGTTTAATAATTCCTGTTTTAAATAAATAAAAAAATTACGAAACTTTACTTTTTCGTTTATAATTAGTTCATTTATATTTCCGATTATATCGCTATTCTTTCGTTTTAACGGTAATTCAAAGTGAAAATCAGTATTTTGAATTTTTATTTTTTCTGATTCATCTGTAAACGCCCGATTTAATAAATACAACTGTTTTTCAGTAAATTCAATAACTTTTTGATAATCATTTTTTCCAATAAAATCAGAAATTTTTTCTGAAAAAGTTTCCAGAACTTCAAATTCTAAATTTTCCTTGTATTCAGTTATTTCTAAAAAATTATTATTTTTTTCTTCTGTATTTATTAAATTATTTGGCTCAGATTTTTTTACTAAAATACTCATTTTCACTCCATTTATTTTACTTTAATTATATTTTTTGACTTTACATAAATATTTTTTCAAAAATTATTCTTTTTCTAAAAATTCTAAAATTCGTTTATTTCCAGTCTTATGCTTCATCATCTTGAAGAAAATTCTAAACATTATAAGAACATCGTAATAACTACCGTGAAGCTGACTTTCTTCAAATGGGATATTATAGTAATTGGCACATTCCATAAGTTTTGGCCATTTGTAATTTCCGTACGAAGAACCGTTTACTTTAACGATGTCTATATTTGTTAGCATTGTATCAAATTGATTTTGCAGAGGAAAATCTACGAAGCTTCTGTCAAATTTTATGTTATGGGCTACAAAATGGTTTGTATCCTGACAAAACAAAAAGAAATTATCCATATCTTCCTTAAAAGTTAAAGGATATTCAATTCCTGTATTTTGAATAATATTTTTTCTTTCACTTAAAATTACATCATCTGTCAATCCGTTTACACTAACTGCCCCTTCGTTTAACTCCTCACCTTCATTTCTGAAATAAAATCTGTTAAATTCAGATACTTTTTTCCATTTATTTCTTTCTTCTCCAGAATTTTCAGAATTATAATTCACTTTTATTGCAGACATTGACAAAACAGAACTTCCCTGAAATCCATTTGTTTCCACATCAAAAAATATTATATTCTTATTTAGTTTTTTTTCTTTGTTCACTTTTTTCTCTTTTCCTTATATTTTTACACAAGATATAAAAAATTAATCATTTAGTTTTAATACTGATAAAAACGCCTCTTGCGGTATTTCTACATTTCCGATTGCCTTCATACGTTTTTTACCTTCTTTTTGTTTTTCTAATAATTTTTTCTTACGTGTAATATCTCCACCATAACATTTTGCAAGCACGTTCTTTCTAAGTGCCTTAATTGTTTCCCTTGCAATTATTTTTGTACCCAATGCAGCCTGTAATGGTATTTCAAACTGCTGTCTCGGAATTACATCTTTTAATTTTTCAACGATTGCACGTCCTCTGTAATAGGCATTATCTTTATGAGCAATGAATGAAAAGGCATCTACTGGATTTCCACTTACCAAAATATCCACTTTTACCAAGTCTGATTCCTTATATCCAATCATTTCATATTCAAATGAAGCATACCCTTTTGTACGTGATTTCAATTTATCATAAAAATCAATTACTATTTCTGCAAGCGGCAAGTCGTAACTTATCATTGTACGAGTTTCATCAAGGTAATTCATATTAAGGAAAGTTCCTCTTTTTTCCTGACAAAGCTCCATTACGTTTCCAACATAATCCTTTGGAACAATAATTGTCCCTTTTACATAAGGCTCTTCAATGTACTTTTTCCCTTCCGGAAATTCCGCAGGGTTGTCAATTACAATCATTTCCCCTTGTTCAGGTGTTACGTTATATTTAACCGACGGTGCTGTTGAAATCAAGTCAATGTTAAATTCACGACGTAATCTTTCTACAACTATTTCCATGTGTAAAAGTCCTAAAAATCCACATCTGAATCCAAATCCCAATGCAAGAGATGTTTCTGGAGCATAAGATAATGAAGCATCATTCAACTGTAATTTTTCTAATGCTTCCCTTAAATCTTCATAATCATCTGTTGAAACTGGATAAATTCCCGCAAAAACCATACTTAATGCAGGACGGTATCCTTCAAGAGCTGTATCTGTCGGATTTTTTACGTGCGTAATTGTATCCCCAACTTGTGTATCTTTGATTGACTTAATTCCTGTTATAATATATCCAACTGAGCCAACTGTCAATTCATCAACTTCCTTCATTTTAGGCGAGAAAATTCCAACTTCCAATACGTCAAATTCCTTTTCAGTAGACATAATCTTAATTCTGTCTCCTTTTGCAATTTTCCCTTCAATTATTCTAATGTATGTTATAACTCCTCTAAAATCATCGTAATGCGAGTCAAAAATTAACGCCTTCAAAGGATTGTTAATTTCACCTTTAGGTGCAGGAATATGCTCAATAATTGATTCCAGCAAATCTTCAATTCCAAATCCAGTTTTTCCAGAAACAAGAACAGCATCGTCTGCTGGAAGCCCAATAACTTCCTCTATTTCCAGCTTAACCTTGTCAGGATCAGCTGAAGGTAAGTCAATCTTGTTTATAACAGGCAATATTTCCAAATCGTTTTCCAAAGCCAAATACACATTTGCCAATGTCTGTGCTTCAATTCCCTGTGCAGCGTCAACTACAAGCAAGGCTCCATCACAAGCGGCAAGCGATCTTGATACTTCGTAAATAAAATCGACGTGTCCCGGCGTATCAATTAAATTTAACTCATAAGTCTCGCCGTTTCGAGCCTTATACTTCAACGTAACTGCTTGTGCCTTAATCGTTATTCCTTTTTCTCTTTCTAAATCCATACTATCCAACAGCTGATCTACCATTTCCCTTTGCGTTACAGTTCCTGTCTGTTCCAAAAGCCTGTCCGCAATAGTTGATTTTCCATGATCAATGTGTGCTATTATCGAAAAATTTCTTTTATTTTTTTGATCCAACATTTATATTGTTTCCTCCGTTTACTCGTTTATTATCTTCTTTATTATATTTTTAAAATGAGTAACTATTCTATCCGAATCTAGTTACTCAGCAATATGTATATTATATAATAATTTTGCATTTTTTCATAGTCTTTGTGAAAAATATTTTACCAAAATTCAGTTATTTTTTATATTATATTTTAATTTTTCGTAAAATTATAATAAAATCACTTTAAAACTGAACTTCAAGACCATGACTATTTTATTCAAACCTAGAGTTTATATAATATAGTACATTTTAAAATGGGAAATAAAAATTATATTAGTATCACTTAAATTATAAATTTATTTAACTTTTAACTGATTCCCAGATTGAAAAATAAAATAATTTATATTTGACAAAAATTCTCTAAAATATGATTTTGGTATTGAAATAAGCGGTGTTTTAGCAGGAAGTCCGTAAATTTCATAATTTTCATTGTTAAATCCA of Leptotrichia hongkongensis contains these proteins:
- the lepA gene encoding translation elongation factor 4, which produces MLDQKNKRNFSIIAHIDHGKSTIADRLLEQTGTVTQREMVDQLLDSMDLEREKGITIKAQAVTLKYKARNGETYELNLIDTPGHVDFIYEVSRSLAACDGALLVVDAAQGIEAQTLANVYLALENDLEILPVINKIDLPSADPDKVKLEIEEVIGLPADDAVLVSGKTGFGIEDLLESIIEHIPAPKGEINNPLKALIFDSHYDDFRGVITYIRIIEGKIAKGDRIKIMSTEKEFDVLEVGIFSPKMKEVDELTVGSVGYIITGIKSIKDTQVGDTITHVKNPTDTALEGYRPALSMVFAGIYPVSTDDYEDLREALEKLQLNDASLSYAPETSLALGFGFRCGFLGLLHMEIVVERLRREFNIDLISTAPSVKYNVTPEQGEMIVIDNPAEFPEGKKYIEEPYVKGTIIVPKDYVGNVMELCQEKRGTFLNMNYLDETRTMISYDLPLAEIVIDFYDKLKSRTKGYASFEYEMIGYKESDLVKVDILVSGNPVDAFSFIAHKDNAYYRGRAIVEKLKDVIPRQQFEIPLQAALGTKIIARETIKALRKNVLAKCYGGDITRKKKLLEKQKEGKKRMKAIGNVEIPQEAFLSVLKLND
- a CDS encoding 3'-5' exonuclease; protein product: MNKEKKLNKNIIFFDVETNGFQGSSVLSMSAIKVNYNSENSGEERNKWKKVSEFNRFYFRNEGEELNEGAVSVNGLTDDVILSERKNIIQNTGIEYPLTFKEDMDNFFLFCQDTNHFVAHNIKFDRSFVDFPLQNQFDTMLTNIDIVKVNGSSYGNYKWPKLMECANYYNIPFEESQLHGSYYDVLIMFRIFFKMMKHKTGNKRILEFLEKE